The Candidatus Hydrogenedentota bacterium nucleotide sequence GACCCCCCCGTCTTCGCCGACCATGCCGGTATTTCCGAAGAGGAAGGTCTGGGGGTGCCCCTCTTTGGCGTCGATCACGGTTATCCGCGCCGAAGCCGGATCCAGCCCGTAGTCGGCCAGCGACTCGGGATTGTCGATGAAGTTCCGGCCGCGGGCAAATTGAATTTCCTGGACGATCTCGTTGACCTTTTCCTGGTTGGCCGCCGTGGACACGGGCGACACCTGCACCCAGGGCTGATCGCCCGCGGGCCGTTCCATGACGATGATCGCCTCCGACTCCTCGCCGAGGGGCGGGGGATTCTCGAACTTCTTCTGATCTTCGGCCGTCATGATGCGGGCAAACTCAAAGCGCACGATGGGCGCTTCGCGATCATCCACGATGAAGGCGTCGCGCAGTTGTTCCAGCGGTCGATCCAACTCGAAAACGGAATTCTTGTCCACCAGGAAAACCGGCCCCTCGTCGAGTCGGGCATAGCGATAGGTCTGGGTGGGCTCCAGGTACCCAAAACGCAAGGTCCGGGGCGCGCCTCCCGATTCGAGGGTCACGGTGAGGCGTGGAATGGCCAGACCAAATCCCTCCAGGTCCAGGGCCTCCGGCGAAAGATAGCGCTCGCTTCGCAGGCCCGCGGCGTTATTCGCCACCCGGTTCCAGAGCTCGTCCAATGCCTTGATCTGCGGGTTGGGCACGACAATGGACCACGCGCCGGGGGCCGTCTGCTCGCCCGTCGTCGGCTGCTCGTCCAGGCGGTGCACCGTCAGCTTCTTGATGGCTTCCGGCCCGAAATCGAAAACCTTCTTGGCCTCCTGGACGGTCTGGGCCTCCCGCTTCCCGGCCCACTGCAGGCCAAAGTAGAGGCCGATCAGGAGCACCAGCACGATTCCCAGTTGCACGGTATGACGAAATTTCATCGGTATTTTCTCCGCAGGAGGAAGGCGGCCAGGCCGGCGCCGACGATAAGCTGGGCCGTGAGCAACGTGCTCACCCAGACGATGGCCCGCTGCTCGCCCTCGTTGAGCACGATGGGGGGATCCGTCTTGCCCGAGGGCCGGATCGCGATCAGATCTTCGCGCTCCGTCAGCCACGCCATGGTATTCATCAGAAGATTCAGGCTGCCCTGGGTCTCCGTAATCAACTGGCCGTTCGTGGCGAAGTCGGAATCACCGATCACCACCACCCGGCTCGTCACCGGTTGGCCCGTATCGTCCACCGCGGCAGTCTTGCGCACAGCCGAAACCGCGATCGAAAGGGGACCGCCCTTTTCGTCGCTTCCCTTTGCCGCCTCGCCCTTTTTCTCCAGGCTCTCCAGGTTGGTCTCGCCCCAGTACTCCGGCGTGCTCCGGATGATCTCGGTCACCGCCACGCCCTCGGGCGCCTTGGCGCTGGCCCCCACGGAGCGTGCGGTATCAATGAGCAGCGTGCGATCAAAGCCGCCCGTGATGGGGTGCTCCTTGCGAAACGAGCCGTTGTATTCCATGAAGCCCGCGTCCACGGCCTCAAAGGGCTTGTCGTCATTGCGGAGCTCGAGCTGCCAGGGTTTCTCGCGGCCCTGGGCCATGAGCATGTCGCTGCCCACGACAATGCCGAAGCGCTCCTCAAGCCACGGGCGCAATTGCTCGCCCTGGCCCTGGCCCGGCGTTACCGATTTCCAGGGTTCCAGCAGCATCAGCAGACGCCCGCCCTTCTCGAGGTAGGCGTCGATCGCCTTTATCTCCACGGGATGGAGATCGCCCCGGGGGTTGTTTATCACCAGTACGTCGATCTGCTGCGGAATATCCGGCGCGCTGATTTTTATGGAGACCCGGCCCACGTTGTACGACTCGCCCGTAAGCAGATTGCCCAGCACCGAACCGCCCTTCTGGGGATCCTCGTCGCCCAGATCCCGCTCCTGGTGACCCGTGAGGAAACCCACATGCAGTTCCTTGCTCCGCAGCACATTGATAAGGGCGTTGGTGAAATCGCGCTCCTCCAATCGGGGGCTCCCGCCGGAGAATGTAATCACACGCTGACGGTTGCCCGCCTTCACCACGATGGTCCCCTGGGGGGAGACGTGGGTCAGGCCCATGGACTGGAGGCGCGGCATCTCCACCTGCGGATCGATTTCTTCCACCTTGATCAGGTCCGTGTAGGCCTGGCATTGCTCCAGAAAGCGGAGGGTCTTCTGGCGCGCGATCCACACCAGCTCGTCGTCCACACTCAGGAAAAGGCACATCACCTGCACCTCCTGATTCATGGTCTGAAGGACCTGAACCGTCTGGGGGGCCAGTTCGCGCCGCCCCTCCTGGGTCAAGTCCCAGGAGGCATCCCAGCCGGAAATGAACACGTACAGTGTGATGCAGATGCCGAGGAAGAACACGGTCGAAAGCGCGGCGTTCACCCCGCCGGCCGCCCAGCCCTCCCAGCCGGCGCTGCCCGCCAGCCCGAGCACCGCCATGACCAGCCAGACCAGGCCCAGACCCAGCCCGAGCAGAAGCGCGCCCCACGCCACCGCCATGTAGGACGCCTGCTGCCACACCAGAAGGTTGACGGCCGCCGCCAGGCAGAGCAGGGCCGCAATCCCGGTAAAGGTTCGTAATGATTTCAAGGGTTCAGCCTCTCCAATTCCGGCTTTCCAGCGCGCGGAAGGTCAAAAACAGGAAGAACGCGCTGAAAAGCACGTAATAGGCAATGTCCAGCGGCTGCACGACACCCAGCGCCATGTCGCGCGCATGGGCGTCAATGGGCAACTCCATCACGAGGCCGCGAAAGATTCGGTAGAAGAACGCAATGACGGTGCGCAGTCCCGCCGGCCAGCCTTCGGGTGTTGGACTCTCCGCGGGCATGTCCTCGCCCAGATTTCCCAGAATAAACAGGATGAGCGTTGCGCCAAAGGTGATGGTGCCGGACATAATCTGGGTCCTGGTGACCGACGAGACGAAAAGGCCCAGGCTGATGCAGGCCGCACCCATCAGAAACACGGTAAGCACGCCAAAGACCAGAACCGGCGGCTCCACATTGTCCACAAACCACCCCATGATGCCGAGATTGACGCCGACGACGAGCATCATGACGCCCAGCACGCCCAGGGCGGCCAGGTACTTGCCGAAGATGATTTCCCGGTCGCGCAGGGGCTGGGTGAGCAGAAACTCGATCGTACCGCGGTGGCGTTCTTCGGCCAGCAGGCGCATGGTAAGCAGGGGCGCCAGAAACATGATCAACATGCCGCAGAACACCAGATAGGGGCTGAGAAAAGTCTCCTCAAAATCCGGCACCGCCGTATAGGCGTACATGGTCGGGTTCTGGGTGATATCCGAGTGGGTGATAAAGGAAATGGAAAAAGACAGGCCCGCGATGACCGCAAACATGCCCACGACCACATAGCCCACCGGGGTGAGGAAAAAGGATTTAAACTCGCGCTTGCAGACCGCCCACGTGTTTCTCATGCGCTCACTCCCGCCGGCAGGGCCGCGCGATCGGCGGCAACCACCTTGATAAACAGCTCTTCGAGGCGCTTGCCGCCCTCGTCCAGATTGTCCAGCTTCGTCTCCGCCACCACGTGGCCCTGATTGATGATGATGGCCCGCTCGCACAGCATGGCCACCTCCGGAA carries:
- a CDS encoding GldG family protein, whose protein sequence is MKSLRTFTGIAALLCLAAAVNLLVWQQASYMAVAWGALLLGLGLGLVWLVMAVLGLAGSAGWEGWAAGGVNAALSTVFFLGICITLYVFISGWDASWDLTQEGRRELAPQTVQVLQTMNQEVQVMCLFLSVDDELVWIARQKTLRFLEQCQAYTDLIKVEEIDPQVEMPRLQSMGLTHVSPQGTIVVKAGNRQRVITFSGGSPRLEERDFTNALINVLRSKELHVGFLTGHQERDLGDEDPQKGGSVLGNLLTGESYNVGRVSIKISAPDIPQQIDVLVINNPRGDLHPVEIKAIDAYLEKGGRLLMLLEPWKSVTPGQGQGEQLRPWLEERFGIVVGSDMLMAQGREKPWQLELRNDDKPFEAVDAGFMEYNGSFRKEHPITGGFDRTLLIDTARSVGASAKAPEGVAVTEIIRSTPEYWGETNLESLEKKGEAAKGSDEKGGPLSIAVSAVRKTAAVDDTGQPVTSRVVVIGDSDFATNGQLITETQGSLNLLMNTMAWLTEREDLIAIRPSGKTDPPIVLNEGEQRAIVWVSTLLTAQLIVGAGLAAFLLRRKYR
- a CDS encoding ABC transporter permease subunit — encoded protein: MRNTWAVCKREFKSFFLTPVGYVVVGMFAVIAGLSFSISFITHSDITQNPTMYAYTAVPDFEETFLSPYLVFCGMLIMFLAPLLTMRLLAEERHRGTIEFLLTQPLRDREIIFGKYLAALGVLGVMMLVVGVNLGIMGWFVDNVEPPVLVFGVLTVFLMGAACISLGLFVSSVTRTQIMSGTITFGATLILFILGNLGEDMPAESPTPEGWPAGLRTVIAFFYRIFRGLVMELPIDAHARDMALGVVQPLDIAYYVLFSAFFLFLTFRALESRNWRG